TTGTCACCCCCGGCTACAAACAAAGCGCACCTCCGGTGCTTAGTGATTGCGTTATTCCGGATGCTCTACTTTCATATGGGAACACAACACCGTAGAGATAAAAGCCCGGGGGTAGTCAAAAGAAGAAATGGATTCTCTGTGCCGCAATTTCTCCACGATTTCATATTTTTATATTTCAGATTCATTATTTATATTTCAGCCAAATAATTCCAGCAAAGGACATATGTCTCAGGATTTACATAATTTATCATCCCCGGAAAAGACACTCGGTTTCCTCGAAGAGGCGCCCGCGGGCATTCTGATATTTTCATCCGGCTGGGAAGTGACATATGTAAATAAAACCTTTTTTGAATTCGGCGTCCTGGATCAGGATTCAGCCCGGATACCCGCAGGGAAAAACCTCCTTGACTCAGCCATACCTCAGCTGCTTGATATAGCCGGTGAAATAACCGGACTGGAAGAGGGAAAGTTTTTTGAAAAGAAAATTAAAAGCATGAGGGCCATTGACGGCAGTGAAATATCAGTATTCGTAAAGGGCTCCTCTATGTACACCGGCGGCGTATTCCAGGGAGGCATGCTTTTGCTCCAGGACCTGAGGCTGGAAGCTAAATCGCCTGACGACATAAATTTTGAAGACACTCTTCTTAACGGGATTATTAAGCAGTCCGGCAACAGCTGTTTTATTACCGGTTACGACCTAAAGATCAAGTACTTCCACTTAAACAGCCTGGTACAAAGAATCCTCCCCGAAGGCGATCTCATAAACCGCGGCGCTGAGGAGGTGCTCTATCCCCTGCTAAAGCAGAAGACAACTCAGATATTAAACCTGCTGATGGCAAACAAAGAAAAGGTAACAGAGAAGGTTTCACTGGAACTGGACGGGCAGAGGGTTTCATTCCAGGCCTCGTTTATTCCTTTTTCAATTACCGGCACCCCGCGCCTGATCTATATTTCCTTAAAAGATATTACATCTGAGGAAAATGAAAACCTGAGGCGCCAGTACGAGCTTAATGAGCTTAAGCAGTACCAGTTCATTACTTCAAGCGTAACAGATGCCGTTATTACCACAGACAAAAAAGGCAATATAATTTTCTGGAACAAGTCCGCCGAAGAGCTTTTCGGCTACTGCAAAAGCGAGATATATAAGCTGTTCATAGGAAGGATATTCCATTCCTTTGACGAGGAAAATTTCATCCAAATAAAAAATGAACTTTTACCCGGCTCTTCTTATGAAACAGAGCTGAGGGCTGAGGCAAAGGACAAAAAAGAGGAATACGTTTCAGTAAAGGTAAGCGCCACCGGCGAGGCCAATGATACCGCGTATATATTCCTCTGCTCCTCAATTAAAGAAAGGCTCAGGGTTGAACGGGATCTCAGGATCTCTGAGGAGCGCTTCAGAAATATTGTAATTAATGCAAATGAGTTTATCTGCAACCTGGACACGGATGGAAATATAATTTATGTCAACCCCGCATTCTTAAAGATATTCGACTATACCGAAGGCGAGCTTCTGCAGAAGAATATACGGGATCTTATCTATCCGGGTTCCCTGACGGAAGAAGGGCTTAAACTCTCCAGCCTGCTGGACAGCCAGTCGGGCCCGTCAGAACTGAGCCTCGTAACGCGCACAGGAGAGAAGATAGTAACGCTTGCCAACTTCTCCCCTATTATGGATCTTAACGATACGGTTAAATACCACAACTGCATCTTTACGGATATTACAGAACAGAAGCTGGCGCAAAAAGAGCTCCAGATGGTGCGCTCGGTTTATGAAGCCTCACAGGACGGGATCTCTGTTGAAGCCGACAGGAAATTCATTCTTGTAAATGAATCGTTTGCAGGGATATTCGGCTACGGGAGTGCTTCTGAGCTGATCGGGAAAGACTCTCTTGACATTGTTGCAAACGAGGATATACCCAAAGTAGCAAAGTTTATCAAAGCGCGCGAAAATAAAGAGCCTGCACCGGATCGCTATGAATTTCTTGCCCGGCATAAAGACGGATCAGTTTTCTATGCCGAGGTTTCTGTAACTTCATACGAGGCTGAGAATAAGACACACATCGTTTCCGTCTGCCGCGACGTTACGGAAAGAAAAAGAACACAGCAGGCGCTGAAGGATTCAGAGGAAAGGTACAGAAGCATTACAGACAATATAGACGACTTCCTCTGGACGGCAGAAAGAATAGACAGGAACATGAGGCCTGTATTTTATACCTCCTCAATTGAAAAAGTTACGGGATACGGCCAGGAGGAATTCCTCTCCGACTCAAAGCTCTGGTTTAAGCTCATATATCCCGACGACCTGAAGACCGTAAATAAAAAGCTTAAGAACCTGCTTCAAGACCCCGCCAGGCAGTCAGATGAAATAGAATTCAGGATCATCAATAAATCGGGCAACATTACCTGGGTCAGGAATAAAATAAAGGTAAAAAGGGACTCCATGGGGCTCCCGCAGAGGATATTCGGACTTGTAAGCGATATCTCGCTATACAAGAAAGCTTCCGAGGATCTGGAGAAGGTTACAGAAGCCTTAAGGGAATCCAACGATACAAAGGACAAGTTTTTGTCCATTATTTCACACGACCTCAGGACCCCTTTCAGCTCAATACTCGGCTTTACGGACCTCCTTCTTTCCGACGAGGGCTTAAGTGAGGTTCAGCGGACGCAGTATATTACCTTCATACAGGAATCATCTAAGAATATGCTCGCGCTCGTCAATTCACTTCTTGACTGGACGAGACTTCAGACGGGAAGAATGAAGTTTGAGCCTGAAAGGCTTAACATCAGGGAAGTTATTCAGAAATCTATCACCATTATGGCCGGCACAGCGCTGCAGAAGGGTATACGCCTGGAGATGCTTTTGGAGCAGGACACCTACGTGCACGCCGATCAGAACCTGCTTCTGCAGGTGTTTAACAACCTCATTTCAAACTCAATTAAGTTTACAAACTCCGGCGGCTCGATCAGTGTTTCAGGCCGCCCGGGAAAAGGGCTTACAAACTATCATTTTATTGTAAAGGATACGGGCGTAGGGATAAAAAAAGAGGATCTGGGGAAACTATTCCATGTGGATTCAAAGTTCACGCTTGAAGGCACAAAGGGGGAAAAAGGCTCAGGGCTTGGTCTTTCCATAGTACGTGAGATTATAGAAAAGCACGGGGGCGAAATTTACGTTGAAAGCGAGTTCGGCAAGGGTTCCGAATTCCATTTTACGCTCCCTGCCGCAGCGGCAAATATTCTTCTTGTTGATGACAATAAGACGGACCGCCTTTTATACCAGAAGATACTTAAGAACATTGTGCCAAATTACATAATAGATGAAGCCTCGAACGGAGAGGAAGCTCTTGAAATTATAGTCAGGAAAACGCCCGCGCTTGTAATTACGGACCACAGCATGCCTCTTATGAGCGGGTACGACATGGTCAGGAATCTTAATGGAATGGATATAAAAGGAAAGCCGCCCGTAATAGTACTAAGCGGCGACATAAACAAGCACATCTTTGAAGAATACCGTGAGCTTCAGGTGGAGTACATCTTCCAGAAGCCGGTAGACCTCACGAACTTCAAGACCGCAATTGAAAGATCGCTAAGGAAAGCCTTATTTTACTGAAACAAACATACCCAGGGTGTCTGCATCCCCTGCGGGGATTTGAGACCCTGGGCTACAGATGGAAAGCCACTATCGTGGCTTTTTATGTACAAAATTCTAAATATTCTACCTGATCTCTTCATCCAGGATGGAATAGTTTTTCCAGCCTGAGTAATCAAAGTGCCACCACTCTGTGCTTAGGGGCTCAAAGCCGTATTTTACCATTATGTCTTCAAGGAGTTTGCGGTTTTTAAGGACATTCTCAGGCAGGTCCCTGTAATCCCGGTGAGCCTTGTCCGTAAAATCATCATAGGGAGTTCCCATTTCAAGCTCGCGCCCCGTGGAATCTATGAGCGTCAGGTCCACTGCGGCGCCACGGTTATGCCTGGAGCCGTTTTTGGGATTTGCCACGTAGCGGGAATCTGGCA
The DNA window shown above is from Ignavibacteria bacterium and carries:
- a CDS encoding PAS domain S-box protein, whose translation is MSQDLHNLSSPEKTLGFLEEAPAGILIFSSGWEVTYVNKTFFEFGVLDQDSARIPAGKNLLDSAIPQLLDIAGEITGLEEGKFFEKKIKSMRAIDGSEISVFVKGSSMYTGGVFQGGMLLLQDLRLEAKSPDDINFEDTLLNGIIKQSGNSCFITGYDLKIKYFHLNSLVQRILPEGDLINRGAEEVLYPLLKQKTTQILNLLMANKEKVTEKVSLELDGQRVSFQASFIPFSITGTPRLIYISLKDITSEENENLRRQYELNELKQYQFITSSVTDAVITTDKKGNIIFWNKSAEELFGYCKSEIYKLFIGRIFHSFDEENFIQIKNELLPGSSYETELRAEAKDKKEEYVSVKVSATGEANDTAYIFLCSSIKERLRVERDLRISEERFRNIVINANEFICNLDTDGNIIYVNPAFLKIFDYTEGELLQKNIRDLIYPGSLTEEGLKLSSLLDSQSGPSELSLVTRTGEKIVTLANFSPIMDLNDTVKYHNCIFTDITEQKLAQKELQMVRSVYEASQDGISVEADRKFILVNESFAGIFGYGSASELIGKDSLDIVANEDIPKVAKFIKARENKEPAPDRYEFLARHKDGSVFYAEVSVTSYEAENKTHIVSVCRDVTERKRTQQALKDSEERYRSITDNIDDFLWTAERIDRNMRPVFYTSSIEKVTGYGQEEFLSDSKLWFKLIYPDDLKTVNKKLKNLLQDPARQSDEIEFRIINKSGNITWVRNKIKVKRDSMGLPQRIFGLVSDISLYKKASEDLEKVTEALRESNDTKDKFLSIISHDLRTPFSSILGFTDLLLSDEGLSEVQRTQYITFIQESSKNMLALVNSLLDWTRLQTGRMKFEPERLNIREVIQKSITIMAGTALQKGIRLEMLLEQDTYVHADQNLLLQVFNNLISNSIKFTNSGGSISVSGRPGKGLTNYHFIVKDTGVGIKKEDLGKLFHVDSKFTLEGTKGEKGSGLGLSIVREIIEKHGGEIYVESEFGKGSEFHFTLPAAAANILLVDDNKTDRLLYQKILKNIVPNYIIDEASNGEEALEIIVRKTPALVITDHSMPLMSGYDMVRNLNGMDIKGKPPVIVLSGDINKHIFEEYRELQVEYIFQKPVDLTNFKTAIERSLRKALFY